One window of Paenibacillus albicereus genomic DNA carries:
- the mscL gene encoding large conductance mechanosensitive channel protein MscL, with translation MWKDFKAFAMKGNIMELAIAVIIGAAFGKMVSSLVADIVTPLLGIVLGGVDVSGLAATFGDTTLKYGLFLQSIIDFFIVSFSIFLFIRLLGKLKRKEKVEEGQAEKEIVLTGEEKLLIEIRDLLREQSNRNRP, from the coding sequence ATGTGGAAAGACTTCAAGGCATTCGCCATGAAAGGCAACATCATGGAGCTGGCGATCGCGGTCATCATCGGAGCCGCCTTCGGCAAGATGGTCAGCTCGCTCGTCGCCGACATCGTGACGCCGCTGCTCGGCATCGTGCTCGGCGGCGTCGACGTCTCCGGGCTGGCGGCGACGTTCGGCGATACGACGCTGAAGTACGGCCTGTTCCTGCAGTCGATCATCGACTTCTTCATCGTCTCGTTCTCGATCTTCCTGTTCATCCGCCTGCTCGGCAAGCTCAAGCGCAAGGAAAAGGTCGAGGAAGGCCAGGCGGAGAAGGAAATCGTGCTGACCGGCGAGGAGAAGCTGCTCATCGAAATCCGCGACCTGCTCCGGGAACAGTCGAACCGCAACCGTCCTTAG